Sequence from the Thermotoga sp. SG1 genome:
CGAATTCCTCGCTCTCGAAGGCTTTGTTCAGGACTTCCACCACTTCGTTTATCAGATCCTCGAGCCTTTTCTTGAAGATCCTGCCCTGACCGGGTTTGAAGGATATCGCCCTCGGTTCATAAGGATTTTCGAAGTTGTAAACATAGCCCCAGTCTTCTGGAATGGGAAGGTTTTTCGCTGCATTTTGAAGCATCATCTGAACGAATGTGCGTCGTCCTGTTCCAGTGACACCGGTGACGAACACGTTGTAGCCTTTCTCCCTGATCTTTATTCCCATCTCTATGGCTTCTCTTGCTCTCTTCTGACCTATGAACCCTTCATTGGGGGGAATTTCCTCTGTGGTGCGGAAATTCATGAAATCAAGGTCGAAATTGTTTATTTCTTCCGGTTTGAGTTTTCTGATCATAATGTCACCCCTTTTTTGCGTGATCACATTTTATTGTACAATATTCGAAGAGGAAGTGACTCAGTTGAAACGAGAAAGGGTGGGATTGATGGGAAACATCATAGTGGTGACTTCCGGTAAAGGAGGGGTGGGTAAAACCACCGTCACCGCCAACCTTGGATGCGCCCTTGCAAAACTTGGAGAAAAGGTCTGCCTGATCGATGCGGACATAGGCTTGAAGAACCTCGATATAGTACTTGGCCTTGAGAACAGAATAGTTTACACGCTGATCGATGTGGTGAACGGAAAGGTCTCCCCCCAGGAGGCCCTGGTCAGGCACAAGGTACTGAAAAACCTCTACCTTCTTCCTGCTTCTCAAATCGCCACAAAAGAGATGGTCTCTCCTGAAGATATGAAATCGATCGTCAAAGAACTGGTGCCTAATTTTGACTATATAATCATCGATTCCCCGGCGGGTATTGAGAGGGGATTTAGAAACGCTGTGGCACCGGCTGAAAGAATCCTGGTGGTCACCACCCCGGAGGTTCCCGCCATCTCCGACGCAGACAGGGTGATAGGACTTTTGGAGAATTTCGGCTTCTCGGATGATAGGATTCACGTCGTGATCAACAGATTCAAGCCACACATGGTGAAGAAAGGAGAGATGCTCACCACGGATGACATCAAACACACCCTCTCTTTGGAAATCATAGCCGTTATACCGGATTCTGAGGAGATCATCATCGCTTCCAACACTGGAACACCTGTTTCTTTGAACGGGAGTTCCAGGATTTCCAAAAACTTCGAAAATCTCGCAAGGAGAATACGGGGAGATAGGGTGCCTCTGGAAGAGGATTTCGCAACCGTATCCAGGGGGTTCTTTGATTCTCTAAAGGATTTCTTCTCAAAATTCAAGAGGGGATGATACGATGAAGTTTCTGTTCTGGGAGTTTGGAAAGAAGAGAAAAAGCAGGGACACCGCCCGAAAAAGGCTGGAGCAAATCGTCGGACAGACGAAGAGAAAGCAAATGAACATAACGGAGATCATTCCAAAGGAAGTCCTCGATAAAAACTCCGACAAGATAAAGGAGAGGATCGCAAGTTGGCTCTCTGAAACGTTCAACGTGGAAAAAGACAAGATAAAGATAGACCTGGAAGAAAGGGAAGGCCACGTTGTTATAATCACAAACGTGTTCTTCAAGTAGGGGGTGTAGAATATGATGAAAAAGTTGACGATACGATCTTCCTCCCGTACTCAGTTCATCGATATCACTTCAGAGGTTATTCGGGCGATAGAAGAATCGAAGGTGAAAAGCGGCATCTGTGTGGTTTTTGTTCCACACACGACCGCGGGTGTTACGATAAACGAAAACGCGGATCCAAGTGTAAGACACGATATAATGACCACGATTGGAAAACTCGTTCCTGCCGCGGCGAATTATACGCACCTTGAAGGAAACGCAGATTCCCACATAAAGGCTTCTCTCGTTGGCTCATCCGTTACACTCATAATAGAGAACGGCCGGCCACTGCTTGGAACATGGCAGGGGATTTATTTCTGCGAGTTCGATGGTCCAAGGACAAG
This genomic interval carries:
- the minD gene encoding septum site-determining protein MinD → MGNIIVVTSGKGGVGKTTVTANLGCALAKLGEKVCLIDADIGLKNLDIVLGLENRIVYTLIDVVNGKVSPQEALVRHKVLKNLYLLPASQIATKEMVSPEDMKSIVKELVPNFDYIIIDSPAGIERGFRNAVAPAERILVVTTPEVPAISDADRVIGLLENFGFSDDRIHVVINRFKPHMVKKGEMLTTDDIKHTLSLEIIAVIPDSEEIIIASNTGTPVSLNGSSRISKNFENLARRIRGDRVPLEEDFATVSRGFFDSLKDFFSKFKRG
- a CDS encoding secondary thiamine-phosphate synthase enzyme YjbQ, which produces MMKKLTIRSSSRTQFIDITSEVIRAIEESKVKSGICVVFVPHTTAGVTINENADPSVRHDIMTTIGKLVPAAANYTHLEGNADSHIKASLVGSSVTLIIENGRPLLGTWQGIYFCEFDGPRTRSVYVKVIED